Proteins from one Gimesia maris genomic window:
- a CDS encoding outer membrane protein assembly factor BamB family protein produces MKKSLIRFALLNSLACFAVMATGCESSDSTKPSPQAKTELGGSAPLEEAGSTTVDAGVDVPEAEPDMKKSEPKLDTDGNPVTPKSETPEPEKPKAEPKPESKPAPEAKPKPAPKTEEKPKAEPKPEKTSEAKPKATGKSVVTGDWPMWGGDPTRNMVNKTTGLNLNFKPGEGDEKGENVLWVSKLGSQTYGNPVVAGGQVYVGTNNGGKYRPKYEDDLGVVLCFDEKTGEFKWQLSREKLPQGRVNDWPEQGICSAPCVEGERLWVVTNRCELMCLDAKGFYDNENDGPYKDEKETDKEDADIIWSLDMIEDLGVFPHNLATSSPVVHGDTVFLLTSNGVDEAHLEVPAPRAPCFLAVNKNTGEIIWEDNTPFDNILHGQWSSPAIGVVNGKTQVYFPGGDGWLYAFTPEGDGDGNGKLIWKFDLNPKDSKWELGGRGTRNAIISTPVFHNNSVILGVGQDPEHGEGVGHIYRIDATKTGDISPQISDGKDGWKDNPNSGKIWHYGGEDVDGKLTGKKGDLLFRRTMSTVAVADGLVYAPDLSGFVHCLDFETGKRYWEYDMFAACWGSPMVVDGKVLVGNEDGMLIILKAGKEKKLLEEKTFNSSIYSTPTIANGKMFVSDRSQLYSIKVTD; encoded by the coding sequence ATGAAAAAGTCTTTAATTCGATTTGCCCTGTTGAACTCACTTGCCTGCTTCGCAGTCATGGCAACAGGTTGTGAATCCAGCGACTCGACGAAACCATCTCCCCAGGCAAAAACCGAACTGGGCGGATCTGCTCCATTGGAAGAAGCAGGTTCTACTACGGTTGACGCAGGAGTAGATGTACCTGAAGCAGAACCCGATATGAAAAAATCGGAACCCAAACTGGACACTGATGGAAATCCGGTAACTCCCAAGTCGGAAACTCCTGAACCGGAAAAACCGAAAGCAGAACCCAAGCCGGAATCAAAACCCGCTCCCGAAGCAAAACCCAAACCAGCGCCGAAGACCGAAGAGAAACCCAAGGCTGAACCTAAGCCTGAAAAGACTTCAGAGGCGAAACCGAAAGCAACTGGTAAATCAGTTGTTACCGGTGACTGGCCGATGTGGGGTGGTGATCCGACTCGCAACATGGTTAATAAAACCACGGGCCTCAATTTGAATTTCAAACCTGGTGAAGGTGATGAAAAAGGCGAAAACGTTCTCTGGGTTTCCAAACTGGGATCACAGACGTATGGAAACCCGGTTGTAGCTGGCGGACAGGTTTATGTCGGAACCAACAACGGCGGAAAGTATCGTCCCAAGTATGAAGATGACCTGGGTGTCGTACTCTGCTTTGATGAAAAGACAGGTGAATTCAAGTGGCAGTTATCTCGTGAGAAGTTGCCTCAGGGTCGCGTGAACGACTGGCCGGAACAGGGAATCTGTTCTGCTCCCTGTGTCGAAGGTGAGCGATTATGGGTTGTCACAAACCGTTGTGAGCTGATGTGCCTGGATGCCAAAGGCTTTTATGACAACGAAAATGATGGTCCTTACAAAGATGAAAAAGAGACTGATAAAGAAGACGCCGATATCATCTGGTCTCTGGATATGATTGAAGACCTGGGTGTCTTTCCTCATAACCTGGCTACCAGTTCCCCTGTCGTGCATGGAGACACGGTCTTCCTGCTGACATCCAACGGGGTCGATGAAGCTCACCTTGAGGTACCTGCTCCCCGTGCTCCCTGCTTCCTGGCTGTCAATAAAAATACAGGAGAAATCATCTGGGAAGATAATACTCCCTTCGATAATATTCTCCACGGTCAATGGTCTTCTCCTGCCATCGGTGTCGTAAACGGCAAAACGCAGGTTTACTTCCCTGGTGGAGATGGCTGGTTATATGCTTTCACCCCCGAAGGTGACGGAGACGGTAACGGCAAACTGATCTGGAAGTTTGACCTGAACCCCAAGGATTCCAAATGGGAACTCGGTGGTCGAGGAACCCGGAACGCCATCATCAGTACTCCTGTTTTCCATAACAACAGCGTGATTCTGGGCGTAGGTCAAGACCCCGAACATGGTGAAGGCGTTGGTCATATCTATCGAATTGACGCGACGAAAACCGGCGACATCAGTCCTCAGATTTCTGACGGCAAAGATGGCTGGAAAGACAATCCGAATTCTGGAAAGATCTGGCATTACGGCGGTGAAGATGTGGATGGCAAGCTGACCGGTAAAAAAGGTGATCTGCTGTTCCGTCGAACGATGTCGACTGTCGCCGTAGCTGATGGTCTGGTCTACGCTCCTGACTTGAGTGGATTCGTGCATTGTCTCGACTTCGAAACCGGCAAACGTTACTGGGAATATGATATGTTTGCCGCCTGCTGGGGATCCCCCATGGTTGTCGATGGCAAGGTTCTGGTTGGAAATGAAGACGGAATGCTGATCATCCTCAAGGCAGGTAAGGAAAAGAAACTACTGGAAGAGAAAACATTCAACTCTTCAATCTACAGTACCCCCACCATTGCCAACGGCAAAATGTTTGTCTCTGATCGATCACAGCTCTATTCGATCAAAGTAACTGACTAA
- a CDS encoding dolichyl-phosphate beta-glucosyltransferase — translation MSSAIIVIPCFNEEKRLEVLQFRKYALSHPEHQFLFVNDGSSDRTALILDDLKESVPESFDVLHLSQNQGKAEAVRQGMLRAFETDVDYAGYWDADLATPLDMIPEFTEQLDQTTQLTLVIGARVKLLGRQIERKKLRHYLGRIFATAASTVLQLPIYDTQCGAKLFRVSQESRTLFSKRFLTNWIFDVELLARARQLEKFYQCDSLEATVYELPLKRWQDVAGSKVKPHDFLKAFIELCSIYWNYLRPSLNKPFATLAVGSNPDKIRKAA, via the coding sequence ATGTCTTCTGCTATTATTGTCATTCCCTGTTTCAATGAAGAAAAACGACTGGAAGTGCTCCAGTTTCGGAAATATGCTTTGTCACACCCGGAGCATCAGTTTCTATTTGTGAATGATGGCAGCAGTGATCGCACCGCGTTGATTCTTGATGACCTGAAGGAATCAGTCCCCGAGTCATTCGACGTGCTGCATCTGTCCCAAAATCAGGGAAAGGCGGAAGCGGTCCGACAGGGGATGTTGCGCGCCTTTGAGACAGACGTCGATTATGCAGGCTACTGGGACGCCGACCTGGCAACCCCTCTGGATATGATCCCCGAATTCACAGAACAACTGGATCAGACCACTCAACTTACCCTGGTGATTGGCGCCCGCGTGAAGCTGCTGGGCAGGCAGATTGAGCGAAAAAAACTGAGACATTATCTGGGACGAATTTTTGCCACAGCCGCCTCAACAGTATTACAGCTGCCTATTTACGATACCCAGTGTGGTGCCAAACTCTTTCGTGTCAGCCAGGAAAGCCGGACCCTGTTTTCAAAACGTTTTTTAACCAACTGGATATTTGATGTGGAGTTGCTGGCGCGTGCCCGACAACTGGAAAAGTTTTATCAGTGTGATTCACTGGAGGCAACGGTATATGAATTGCCTCTGAAACGCTGGCAGGATGTCGCAGGATCTAAAGTCAAACCACATGATTTTCTGAAAGCATTTATCGAACTCTGTTCCATCTACTGGAACTACCTGCGGCCCTCATTAAACAAGCCCTTTGCCACTCTGGCTGTTGGTTCGAATCCAGATAAAATCCGTAAGGCTGCTTAA